The following are encoded in a window of Psilocybe cubensis strain MGC-MH-2018 chromosome 4, whole genome shotgun sequence genomic DNA:
- a CDS encoding putative transporter (putative transporter C417.10): MAAVDQIDKFPHDDAISSPSIRNFGGSGIDAEVVQFFAQSKLVPQTTVINDVTNSRLRWLIHKRVLRSHHSFAFLTISVFSVAQTLDKGTINFASIMGIREDTRLQGQQYAWLTTCVYIAILLWEFPTNRLIQRLPVAKYLGLNIAAWGAVLACTAACTDFTGLIIVRTLLGVFECVCQPAFVFLSTMWYTREEQALVIGAFYSMNGFQQCVGGLIAYGIAQVHHARLKNWQILFTLLGCITFVWGLFVLWWLPDSPMRASCFSPEDRLLMAERVRKNDTGIQNRKFKFYQAREALRDSTVWAVTIISITNALPTGGLGAFSNIILTEFGFTQLQTYLLAIAQGVIIMIFLFSAAYLSKRFNERLILEFIYTLPNVAGTIVFLCVPTSAKTKVGLLLAFYCTQGFGAVAVLNLAVMSGNIGGVYSDTIIIQELLFSAWAVGNAVGPQVFRDNDKPRYLKAFVAHLVVYGVQLVTIFVLRVHLMRRNVLKRRERYNRSPEQTGQEVLDESLAHKHAFDDLTDQENPEFTTN, from the exons ATGGCCGCCGTCGATCAGATTGATAAATTTCCTCATGACGATGCTATATCTTCTCCAAGCATACGGAACTTTGGTGGTAGCG GTATCGACGCCGAAGTAGTACAGTTTTTTGCTCAAAGCAAACTTGTTCCCCAAACTACTGTCATTAACGATGTCACAAACTCGAGGCTCAGGTGGCTCATTCATAAGCGAGTTCTC agatcacaccacAGCTTTGCTTTTCTGACCATCAGCGTCTTTTCAGTTGCCCAAACTCTGGATAAAGG AACAATCAACTTCGCATCGATTATGGGAATTCGGGAAGACACTCGATTGCAAGGGCAGCAATATGCATGGCTAACAACTTGTG TGTATATAGCGAT ACTTCTCTGGGAGTTCCCTACCAATCGTCTAATCCAGAGATTACCTGTGGCAAAATATCTTGGTTTAAA CATTGCTGCTTGGGGTGCCGTCCTTGCATGCACAGCTGCATGCACTGATTTTACAGGTCTCATTATTGTCAGAACTTTGCTGGGTGTTTTCGAATGCGTATGCCAACCTGCTTTTGTATTTCT TTCGACAATGTGGTACACTCGTGAGGAGCAAGCACTTGTTATTGGTGCATTTTATTCGATGAACGGCTTTCAGCAATGTGTAGGCGGCTTGATTGCATATGGAATCGCTCAAGTGCACCATGCCAGGTTAAAGAACTGGCAAATTCTATTCACG CTTCTTGGTTGCATCACGTTTGTGTGGGGGCTCTTTGTGCTTTGGTGGCTTCCAGACAGTCCAATGCGTGCTTCGTGTTTCTCACCTGAAGACCGACTACTTATGGCAGAGAGAGTGAGGAAAAATGATACTGGAATACAGAACAGGAAGTTTAAG TTCTATCAAGCTC GCGAGGCGTTAAGAGATTCGACTGTTTGGGCCGTCACAATAATATCTATCACAAATGCTCTGCCAACTGGAGGATTGGGGGCATTCTCAAACATCATATTGACTGAATTT GGATTTACTCAGCTACAAACATACCTGTTGGCTATCGCTCAAG GTGTTATTATCATGATCTTCCTTTTTAGCGCGGCTTATCTTTCCAAAAGATTCAACGAGCGTCTTATTCTTGAATTC ATTTACACATTACCCAATGTTGCGGGAACGATTGTCTTCTTAT GCGTTCCGACTTCTGCTAAAACGAAAGTAGGCCTTCTTTTAGCATTTTA TTGTACCCAAGGCTTCGGGGCTGTTGCTGTACTGAATCTTGCTGTGATGTCTGGAAATATTGGCGGA GTATACTCTGACACAATCATCATTCAAGAGCTTTTGTTTAGTGCATGGGCAGTTGGAAATGCCGTTGGTCCTCAGG TTTTCCGCGACAACGACAAACCAAGATATCTCAAAGCTTTCGTGGCCCACCTGGTCGTTTATGGGGTTCAGCTTGTTACCATCTTCGTTCTTCGGGTTCATCTTATGCGGCGAAATGTACTGAAACGTCGAGAACGATACAACAGGTCGCCAGAACAAACAGGACAAGAAGTTTTG GATGAAAGCCTCGCCCACAAACATGCCTTTGATGACCTTACTGACCAAGAAAATCCAGAAT TTACCACCAATTAG
- a CDS encoding Cytochrome P450 monooxygenase (Cytochrome P450 monooxygenase AOL_s00215g280): MVRRLYFHPLSSFPGPRLAAATSLYKTYYDIIKGGEMLTQIHRLHSIYGSVIRIGPNELHFNDFRAYSEIYSVGSHLTKDPKFYSCFNANGSAFGAIDPHVSKTRRSFMNKFFSRKEVIKLEDVIQQKVDRLVSKLETTSGTTTDMFLAFRSATLDIITAYMFGHCLDAIEYPDFSSPLLLNIQIALPLLWVIKSFPWVLPILSILPKSKWCARSIFEQFQALLFVRNFLVASLDRTAQEVKLKAHPEPSLSTICHRLFDPMSKAGLIYPSLQAIIDESLSLLQAGSDTVGNTCTVGTFYVLNDKVIYTQLITELRTQWPDKTVPVDLAFLQKLPYLTAVIKESLRLSHGFVTPLPRIVGHSGAKVGGFEIPPNTIVSMSVTSVHLNETLFPNPSQFKPERWLHSSHLSLGRFLVPFSAGPRMCMGMSMAWAELYLFFGYLFRKLDMQIIDTDISDFCTYKDYFVPIHVGRHLRILVAEGG, from the exons ATGGTTCGAAGGCTTTACTTTCATCCATTGTCCTCTTTTCCTGGTCCTCGGCTGGCCGCAGCTACGTCTTTGTATAAGACGTATTATGATATTATCAAGGGCGGCGAAATGTTAACACAAATACATCGGCTACATTCCATCTATG GTTCTGTCATTCGCATTGGTCCTAATGAA CTCCACTTCAACGATTTTCGCGCATATTCTGAGATCTATTCTGTTGGATCCCACCTAACGAAGGATCCAAAATTTTACAGTTGTTTCAATGCCAATGGCTCTGCTTTTGGTGCCATTGATCCCCACGTTTCCAAAACACGACGTTCATTCATGAACAAGTTTTTCTCCCGAAAGGAAGTTATAAAATTAGAGGATGTGATCCAGCAAAAA GTTGATCGGCTCGTCTCCAAACTAGAAACAACATCAGGCACCACTACAGACATGTTTTTGGCCTTTCGAAGCGCAACTTTGGATATAATAACTGCGTACATGTTTGGCCACTGTCTTGATGCCATTGAATACCCCGATTTCTCCTCGCCCCTTTTGTTGAACATACAGATTGCCCTGCCCCTGTTATGGGTGATCAAATCGTTTCCATGGGTGCTGCCTATTCTATCTATTCTGCCAAAGTCAAAGTGGTGTGCGAGGAGTATATTCGAGCAGTTTCAAGCACTGCTTTTTGTACGGAATTTTCTTGTTGCGTCATTGGATCGTACTGCTCAGGAGGTCAAACTTAAAGCTCACCCCGAGCCTTCCCTATCAACTATTTGCCACCGATTATTTGACCCTATGTCCAAAGCCGGTCTGATATATCCTTCTCTGCAAGCCATCATCGACGAGAGCCTTTCGCTCCTTCAAGCTGGAAGCGACACAGTTGGTAACACTTGTACAGTTGGGACGTTCTATGTTCTCAATGACAAGGTTATTTACACACAACTCATCACCGAACTTCGCACACAATGGCCTGACAAAACGGTCCCAGTCGACCTTGCATTTTTGCAGAAGTTACCTTACCTT ACTGCCGTCATAAAGGAATCTTTGCGTCTTTCTCACGGATTTGTAACACCTTTGCCGAGGATTGTAGGCCACTCAGGTGCGAAGGTTGGTGGATTCGAGATTCCCCCGAAT ACAATCGTTTCCATGAGTGTCACCTCAGTACATCTGAACGAGACCTTATTCCCTAATCCGTCTCAATTTAAACCCGAACGATGGCTTCATTCTTCTCATCTGTCTTTGGGCCGTTTTTTGGTGCCATTTTCTGCTGGACCACGCATGTGCATGGGTATGAG CATGGCGTGGGCGGAGCTGTACCTCTTCTTTGGTTATTTATTCAGGAAGCTGGATATGCAGATTATAGATACAGA CATAAGCGATTTTTGCACTTACAAAGACTACTTTGTTCCTATTCACGTAGGAAGGCATTTGCGTATTCTTGTGGCTGAAGGTGGTTAA
- a CDS encoding Unsaturated rhamnogalacturonyl hydrolase YesR, which translates to MSQRNANPLKQQVLNHIDALIKCLVNIEDTTGEYLLTLSDGRVIDTKGWNDWEWTHGIGLYGLWQFYEVTGNQGALRVCLDWFRDRFAVGTSKNVNTMSPLLTAANIHDSRLANYSVHMDSWAEWVMYEMPRTEEGGLQHITYLEDNKEQLWDDTLMMSVLPLTKIGIVFGRNEYIEEAKRQFLLHIHYLRDIQTGLWFHGWTFAGRHHFGRLLGLPQDDGLRLFLVSTLRAQIDALVACQDQASGLWHTILDDQTSYLEASASAGFAYGILKALRLRLVSREERYELASKKAIEGVIANISEAGELMNVSFGTPVFNDAESYRKVPLTSMPYGQSLALLALTEYLRTFL; encoded by the exons ATGTCCCAAAGAAACGCCAATCCTTTGAAACAACAAGTGTTAAACCATATTGATGCTCTAATAAAATGTCTCGTCAACATCGAGGATACAACAGGAGAATATTTGCTGACCCTCTCCGATGGAAGGGTCATCGACACCAAAGGCTGGAATGATTGGGAA TGGACACACGGGATAG GCCTGTATGGCCTTTGGCAGTTTTATGAGGTGACTGGCAATCAAGGAGCACTTCGGGTATGCTTGGATTGGTTCCGAGATCGTTTTGCTGTTGGCACTTCAAAG AATGTGAACACGATGTCACCTCTTCTCACAGCAGCAAACATCCATGACTCTCGACTGGCCAACTATAGTGTTCACATGGATTCATGGGCAGAATGGGTCATGTATGAGATGCCTCGAACAGAAGAAGGAGGCCTGCAGCACATCACCTACCTAGAAGACAACAAGGAGCAACTCTGGGACGATACTTTGATGATGTCGGTATTGCCACTCACGAAAATCGGTATTGTCTttggaagaaatgaataTATTGAGGAGGCAAAAAGACAGTTTCTTCTCCA TATTCACTATCTCAGAGATATTCAAACAGGTTTATGGTTTCACG GGTGGACTTTCGCCGGACGACATCATTTCGGACGT CTCTTGGGTCTTCCTCAAGACGACGGCTTACGATTGTTCCTGGTTTCAACATTACGCGCCCAAATCGATGCCTTGGTTGCCTGTCAAGATCAAGCCTCAGGGCTATGGCACACGATTCTTGACGACCAAACATCATATTTGGAGGCGTCCGCATCGGCAGGTTTCGCATACGGTATTTTGAAAGCTTTGAGATTAAGACTTGTCTCAAGGGAAGAGCGATATGAGTTGGCGTCCAAAAAGGCGATAGAAGGTGTTATTGCCAATATTTCAGAAGCTGGGGAGTTGATGAACGTATCCTTCGGGACCCCCGTTTTTAATGATGCCGAAAGCTACAGGAAGGTACCACTGACAAGCATGCCATACGGTCAAAGTTTGGCTTTGCTTGCTCTCACTGAGTATCTGAGAACATTTCTGTAG